A window of Garciella nitratireducens DSM 15102 genomic DNA:
AGGACAGTAGCAGATATATTAAATGGAAAAGAGTTAAAAGAATTTGAATATAGGCAAGTACGAGGAACAGAAGGAATAAAAGAAGCAGAAATACAAATAACACCTGATTTGACCGTTAAGGTAGCGGTTGCAAGTGGAGGGAAAAACATTAAAGAAATTATGGAGAAAGTAAGAAGAGGAGAAGCAGAGTATCATTTTATAGAACTCATGGGGTGTCCTGGTGGTTGTGTATGTGGTGGGGGACAGCCAATTGTAAGTGCTAAGATAAAAATGGATATAGATATTGGAGAAGAACGAGCCAAAGCATTATATAAAGAAGATCAATTACTAGAATATAGAAAATCTCATTTAAATCCATCGATTCAAAGATTGTATAAAGAGTTTTTAGGAGAACCTAATGGCCACAAAGCTCATGAGCTTTTACACACACATTATTATAAAAGAGAAAAAATAAAAAAATAAAGATAGGATAGGTAAAAGAATAAAAAACATAAAATAAAGTTATTATACGGGCAAGGATGGAATGAATTCCTATATAAATTAAAAAGATAGCATTCTATTAAAGATATTAGTTGTGGAAAAACTTAACGAGAGGTTCTATATATTTTAGGCGTTGGTGAAGAAAAACCAGCGCCATTTTTATATAAAAAGGAGATAAATAAAAAACATATTTTTGATCAAATAGAATCAATTAAAACTATTTTTAAGAAACAACGTCAATGTTTCATAATAATTCTACAAGAAAAAATATTCTATTTAGTCAATCAATGCTATCTTTGTTTATCCTCTTCACTTTATAACTTTAGACTTATATATAACATAACATGAATGTTCCTTTACAAAAGTAATCGTTTTCGATTAAACTTATAGTAGATAGATTGCTTTATAGCATAGAAACAAAATATTATTATAGCAGTCAAGACTTATAAGAAATGATAGGAGGATTTAATAATGATGATTGTGAAAAAGGGGTTTAGGGTGGAATATGATTCAATTGGCGAATTAGAAGTTGAAAAAGAAGCATATTATGGTGTAAACGCTTTAAGAGCAAATCACAATTTTCAAATTACAGGCTATAAAATGGATAAAGGATTGATAAAGGCAATTGTGGAAGTTAAGAAAGCTTGTGCTCTAACAAATAATGAAGTTGATCTTTTAAGTGATAAAAAAATGGAAGCAATTGTAGCAGCTTGTGATAAGATTTTAGCTGGGGATTATATGGATCAATTCATTACTGACCCTATTCAAGGAGGAGCTGGTACTTCATTTAATATGAATGCAAATGAAGTGATTGCGAATTTAGCAATCGAGTATTTGGGAGGAGAATTGGGTGATTATTCAATCATTCATCCAAATGACGATGTTAATTGTGGCCAATCTACAAATGATGTTATTCCTAGTGCCGGAAAAATAGCATTGATACGTTATTTTTTAGAACTTTATGAGGAAACATGCTTTTTGGTGGATTCATTGATATATAAAAGCAAAGAGTTTGACGATTATATAAAAATGGGTCGTACTCAGTTACAAGATGCGATACCAATTCGATTGGGGCAAGAATTTGAGGCGTATGCTACTGTACTAACTAGAGATTTAAAAAGATTTAATGCTGCGATCGATAGTTTGTCCTCTATAAATTTAGGTGGTACAGCTATTGGAACGGGTCTAAATGCGAATGTAACTTATGTAAAAAATATTGTGCCTAAACTTTCTGAAATCACTGGTTTAGATTTAAAACAAAATGAAAATCTAATTGATGGGACACAGAATCTGGATAGTTTTTTATTTGCATCTTCTGTTTTGAAAACTTTTGCGGCTTCTCTCTCGAAAATTTCAAATGACTTAAGATTATTATCATCTGGTCCAAAGGCAGGTATTTCTGAAATACAGTTACCTGCAAAACAAGCTGGTTCGTCCATTATGCCAGGAAAAGTTAATCCTGTAATTCCAGAAGTTGTAAACCAAGTGGCATTTTCGGTCATTGGCAATGACACAACCATTTCTATGGCAGTGGAGTCAGGTCAGTTAGAGTTAAATGCATTTGAGCCTATCATTTTTTATAAACTATTTGAGTCTTTAAAAACACTCCAAGGTGCGATTCACACTTTACGAGTAAATTGTATTGATGGAATTACTGCTGATAAAAAGAAACTAGAACAAAAAGTAGAAAATAGTATTGGCATTATTACAGCATTAGCTCCATATATCGGATATCAAAAATCATCACAAATCGCTAAGAAATCACTAAAAACTAATATTCCTATTAGAAAGCTAGTTTTAGAAGAAGGTTTAATGAATGAGGACCATTTAGATAGGATATTAGATCTTTATAAAATGACAGTTCCTGGCATTGTAGCAGAAGAACTAACTGAAGGAGCGTGATACGATGTCAACACAAATCAAAAATAAAATGAGTTCAACCAAACAAATAATGCTTGCATTATTATTTGGTCTAATTATAGGATTGCTTTTACATTATATTCTAGGAGAAGGTTGGTTAAGAGATACTGTTCTAGTTGATGGGTTATTCTACTTTATTGGTCAAGGTTTTGTAAGATTATTACAAATGCTTGTTGTACCGCTTGTGTTTTTTTCTATTTCCAGTGGCGCTATGGCAATGGGAGATACTGGAAAATTTGGAAGAGTAGCAATAAGAACGATTGTTTTATACATGCTAACAACAGCGATAGCAATTGTTATTGCTTTGGTATTGTCAAATGTGATTCAGCCTGGTATAGGAATGGATCTTGCTGCTACAGAAGATGTAGCAGCACAAACTGAAGTACAAGCAGAAGCTCCTAGTTTAATCGATACTCTGCTCAATATTATACCAGCTAATCCATTTAATGCTTTAAGTACTGGGAATATGCTTCAAGTAATTTTCTGGGCCTTTGTAGTCGGCATTATATGTTCAAAATTTCCTAAAGAAATGAAATTGCTTGAAAATATTGTACAAGTAGGAAACGATTTTATGATGAAAGTAACAGCAATGGTTATGAAGCTTGCACCAATTGGGGTATTTGGTTTAATTGCTCGTACGTTTACTGAAGTAGGTTTGGGTATAGTGGGTCCACTACTTAAGTTATTAATAGATGTAGTTGGGAGCATGGTTATAATGGTGTTAGTGGTATATTTAATATTAATCCTATTTGTAGCAAGAGTTCGTCCATCTAGATTTTTTAAGAAAGTTTTACCAGTATATACATTTGCTTTTTCTTCAGCAAGTTCAAGTGCAACAATACCATTAACTTTAAAATCTTGTGATACGTTAGGAGTGCCACGAGAAATATCTTCTTTTACAATACCATTAGGAGCCACTATTAATATGAATGGAACAGCTATTTTTCAAGGTTGTGCAGTTGTATTTATAGCAGGAGCATATGGTGTCAACCTTACGATAATTGATTTGGTAACAGTAGTTTTGACGGCTATTTTATCTTCTATTGGTACAGCGGGAGTTCCTGGATCTGGAATGATTATGTTATCTATGGTCTTACAATCAGCAGGTCTTCCAATTGAAGGGATTGGACTAATTATGAGTATCGAGCGTATTATAGATATGTTTAGAACCGCACTGAATGTTACTGGTGACGTTGTATCTACATTTATTAGTGCTGCAAAAGAAAAGATGATTGATTATGATTGTTATTATTCTGATAAAATAGTTTCTATGGATGAAGAATCGTAAAAGGTTGATAAATATTAAGAATAGTTAAGCTTGGAGGGCTTAGGATGGATGAACGAACTTATTCTTATTTAAAGGCGATTATAGATAATGGTAGTATTTCTGAAGCTGCTAATAAATTGTATATAACTCAGCCAGCTTTGAGTCAGTTCATTAAACGTATTGAAGAAAAATTTGGAATAGAACTATTTGAGCGAGATTTTCGTCCATTAAGATTAACAGAGTCTGGAAAAGTTTTTATGGAGTCTTTAGAGAAAATTAAGATGATAGAAAAGAATACTGTTGATGTTATTCAAGAGATGAATAATTTGAAACGAGGCTCTCTTACAATCGGAACTTCATATTATAGGACCTATTATTTTTTGCCACCTATTATAAAAAGATATATGAAGAGGTATCCTGGTATAGATATAAAGCTAATAGAGGAGAATACAGCTATTTTAGAGTCTTTAGCACAGAAAGGTGAGACGGATTTCTCTTTTGGATATCTCCCAGTCAATTTACCAAACTTAGATAGCTTTAGACTTTATGAAGAAGAAGTATTTATTGCGACATCGAGAAATCATAGACTGGTTAAAGAAAATAACATACAATTTCCTCAAAAATTACCGTTTCCAGTGATTGATGTAAAGGAATTAAAAAATGATTCTGTAATTATGATGAAAAAAGGCCAACAATTACGGAAGCATTTTATCGAATTAGAGAAGTTAATGGATGCAAAGTTAAATGTGATTCTGGAAACGGATAATATGTGGACAGCTCAAAAGTTGACATCAGAAGATATTGGAATCACAATATTACCTTGTGAAATGGCTTTAAGGAGCAAAGATCCACTTGCATATTTTCAGACATCACCACCATTAAGTAAGAGAACAGCCATTATTTATTATAGTTCGTTGTATCCGTTAAAGAAATCTGCAGTAAAATTTATTGAACTAATGCGAGAGTATATAGAAACCTTTTATTCTGAAAATAACATTGATTAATGGAATAACTTATGCCTTTTTATTCTAAAAATATTTTGAAAGACTAATAAAGGAGATGTATTGGATGAGTGATTTATATGAAGAAGCTTTAAAGCTTCACAGTGAACTTAAAGGGAAAATTTCAACAGAACTTAAAACAAATCTGGAGAGTAAAGAAGATCTTTCTCTTGTTTATTCACCTGGGGTTGCCGAACCTTGCAGAAAAATAGCTCAGGAAAAAAAGGATGTTTATAAGTATACATGGAAAGGGAACACAGTAGCTGTAGTATCAGATGGTACAGCTGTATTAGGTTTAGGAGATATTGGACCAGAAGCTGCCCTTCCTGTAATGGAGGGAAAATGTTGTTTATTTAAACGTTTTGGAAAAGTTAATGCAATTCCTATCGTCATTGATGCGAAAGATCCAGATGAGATAGTAGATTTTGTAAAAAAATTATCGCCGGGGTTTGGTGGTATTAATTTAGAAGATATTAGTGCTCCTCGATGCATAGAAATTGAAAGAAGACTAAAAGAAGAACTTGATATTCCGGTTTTTCATGATGATCAACATGGAACTGCTATAGTTACTACAGCTGGATTGATTAATGCACTTAAACTTGTGAATAAAAAACCAGAAGAATGTACGGCAGTTGTTTCAGGAGTTGGTTCTGCTGGATCATCAATTATTCACATGATACGTGATTTGGGAATCAAAAATATTTATGGTTTTAATAGTAAAGGTGTTTTAAATCGAAATGAAGTAGATAAATATACAAATCCACTATATAAAGAACTTGCTCAAATAACCAACAATGATGGAGAGGATATAACATTTGAGGCAGCGATGGCAAAAGCAGATATCTTTATTGGCGTAAGCGTTCCTAATAAAGTATCTAAAGATATGGTCAAGAGTATGAAACGTGATCCCATTATTTTTGCGATGGCCAATCCTGAACCAGAAATTGCTTATGATGATGCCAAAGAAGCTGGCGCTAAGGTGGTAGGAACTGGACGTTCTGATTATCCTAACCAGGTAAATAATGTTTTAGCTTTTCCTGGCCTTTTCAAAGGTGCTTTATCGGTACATGCAACTAAAATAACAGAAGAAATGAAACTTGCTGCTGCATATGCAATTTCTGATTTGGTTTCAGAAGAGGAATTAAATGAAGATTATGTAATTCCCTCTCCATTTGACGATAGAGTAGCAGAAGCTGTATCAAAAGGTGTTTCACAGAAAGCTGTGGAGCAAGGCGTTGCTAAAAAAATAGTTAGTAATAATAAGTGATAATTATTTTTTTATCATATCTTAATTTTCAGACCAAGCTTTAATTTTTTATAGTAAATTTATGCTATTAATAAAAATATATTACTTGACAAAGAGTAAAATATGCCATATAATTATATATATCTTAAATTCGTTATATACAATAGTAACATGATTATTTTTAATGGGTTGTATCTTTCAGTACTATCCTAATTTAGAAATGTGTTGTTATTTGTATTACAGATTTAAGGAAAATATTAATTAGGAGGTACGTGGATATGACTGGTACAGTAAAATGGTTTAATTCTGAAAAAGGTTATGGATTCATTACTGGAGAAGATGGAAAAGATATTTTTGCTCATTATTCTCAAATCAATGGATCTGGATTCAAGACCTTAGAAGAAGGTCAAAAAGTGACTTTTAGTGTTGCTCAAGGTCAAAAAGGCTTACAAGCAGAAGATATTGAAGTTGCTAGATAAGACAGATATTTAGAAACCTATGTCAAAATGACATAGGTTTTTTAATTTTGTTTTAAAAATCCTCATGTTAATAAAGAATATATTCTCGGTAAAAATATTTTTGAAATGGAAGAATGAAATTCTTTTTAGAAAGATTCATAGAATAGAAAAAGAGAGCTATCATTTCATTTTATCTCTAATTAATATATTTTTATAGTTTAGGTTTTTATTTTTAACGTATTTATAGTATAGTAGTAATAGATAAAAAGGAGTGAAGATATGAAGGTATTATATAAATCTAATAAAGATAAAATGCTTCTTGGAGTTTGTGGGGGTTTAGGGGAGTATTTAGGAATAGATTCTTCGATCATTCGAATTCTTTGGGTAATGGGATCCATTACTTTTGCAGGAAGTGGAATTTTGCTTTATTTTCTTATGGCAATGATTTTACCTGAGGAAGATAAAGTGATAGAAGAAAATGCTTTTTATAAAGAGCAAGAAGATTTTATAGAACACCAGAATCATTCTAAAACTCTTGGAATTATTTTAATTGTTTTTGGAGTGTTATTTATATTACGAAAATTTTTAAGGTTTCTAGATTTTCAATATATCTTTCCTATTGCTCTTATTGCTTTAGGAATTTTCCTCATTATAAAAGGAGGGAACAAACATGATGAAGAATAGAAATATTTGCTTAGGAGTATTGCTGATTTTATTAGGAATCCTTTGGTTCTTACAAAATTTAAATATCTTAGATTTTGAATGGAGCTATTTTTTAGATGCTATTTTTGATTTATGGCCTCTGATTCTAATAGGAATGGGGATTCATTTATTAGTCAAAAACAAAATGGTGAAAAGAATGGTTTGGATACTATTTGTTCTTATTCTTGTTGGATATAGCTTTTTTCTTCAAGGGAATCTTCCTATAAAAATTCCTGATCAAATCTATCAAAATCAGGTATATTCCAGCGAATTACAATATCTATAAAATATTTTCGATTATATGTTTTACAAGAAGATGAAAAACTCTATCCTCCCATCAAGGGAGAAATAGAGTTTTTTTGTTTTTCAAGGGGAATATCATAAACTTTAACAACAATTTGTCGATAGTAAAATTAAAAGGAACTTATAGGAAAAGGGGGAACAGTATGAATTTATTACAAAAAAAGTCATCCAAGGAAGAAAAGCAAGCCAAAGAAAAAAAAGGAAGTATCAAAAAGAAAATTATTCCATTGATAATTCTTGCTATTGTAATACCTATTTTGATATTGAGTGGGATCAATTATTCTATTTCTAATCAAGTATTGTTGGACAATTTTAAAGGTAATGCAGAAGAAATGACGAATCTCATGGATGATAATTTAGATACTTTATTTACGGAAATGGAAGCAACGGTAAATTTTTTAGCAAAAGATAATAATTTAGAAAATCTAGTTCTTTTAGAAGAAAAAAAATTAGAAGATGAAAATATTACAGAACAAGAAAATAGTTATTTTACAAAAAAATTATTGGACAACATTGTAGAAACCAATGAAAATATATTTTCAGCCTATATAGGGACAAGAAATAAAACCTTTTTTTCAAATTCTGCCAATAAGGCTGGACAAATGAAGGATTATGATCCTAGTCAAAGGCCTTGGTATCAAAACGCAATGGAACATCCGGATGAAATTATCTATACAGAACCTTATGAGAGTGCAAGTACTGGAAAGTTAATGATTACTATAGCAAAAACTTTAAAAGGAGATAATGGAGAAATTCTGGGGGTATTAGGGTTAGATGTTACGCTAGATGATCTCAGTGCTAAATATAAAGATATTAAGATGGGAGATAGTGGAAGAGTCTTTGTGATGAGTCCGGGAGGGATGGTTCTTATTCATCCTGATAAAAAATTGATTGGACAAAATTTAAAAGAAGAAGAAGTTTTTCAAGTAGCAAATTCCTCTAGAAAAGGGTTTGAAGAATATACTTTTCAAGGAGAAGAAAAATATATTTCTTTTACTACCAATAATAAAACCGGATGGAAAATAGGTGTTAGTTTTAATACCAATGAAACCCAACGATCTTTAAATACCATTGTAAAAAGCAATTTGTTGATTGCAGTTATTTGTATAGTAATAGGAAGTATCCTTTCTTTATATATATTGACTAAAAAGGTGATTACACCTTTACAAACATTACAAAAAGGAATTCATAAAGCAGCCTCAGGAGATTTAAGAGAAGGGATTTCTATTGATTCAAATGATGAGTTTGGAGTCATTGGAATGCATTTTAA
This region includes:
- a CDS encoding LysR family transcriptional regulator gives rise to the protein MDERTYSYLKAIIDNGSISEAANKLYITQPALSQFIKRIEEKFGIELFERDFRPLRLTESGKVFMESLEKIKMIEKNTVDVIQEMNNLKRGSLTIGTSYYRTYYFLPPIIKRYMKRYPGIDIKLIEENTAILESLAQKGETDFSFGYLPVNLPNLDSFRLYEEEVFIATSRNHRLVKENNIQFPQKLPFPVIDVKELKNDSVIMMKKGQQLRKHFIELEKLMDAKLNVILETDNMWTAQKLTSEDIGITILPCEMALRSKDPLAYFQTSPPLSKRTAIIYYSSLYPLKKSAVKFIELMREYIETFYSENNID
- a CDS encoding PspC domain-containing protein — encoded protein: MKVLYKSNKDKMLLGVCGGLGEYLGIDSSIIRILWVMGSITFAGSGILLYFLMAMILPEEDKVIEENAFYKEQEDFIEHQNHSKTLGIILIVFGVLFILRKFLRFLDFQYIFPIALIALGIFLIIKGGNKHDEE
- a CDS encoding LiaF transmembrane domain-containing protein — its product is MKNRNICLGVLLILLGILWFLQNLNILDFEWSYFLDAIFDLWPLILIGMGIHLLVKNKMVKRMVWILFVLILVGYSFFLQGNLPIKIPDQIYQNQVYSSELQYL
- a CDS encoding methyl-accepting chemotaxis protein → MNLLQKKSSKEEKQAKEKKGSIKKKIIPLIILAIVIPILILSGINYSISNQVLLDNFKGNAEEMTNLMDDNLDTLFTEMEATVNFLAKDNNLENLVLLEEKKLEDENITEQENSYFTKKLLDNIVETNENIFSAYIGTRNKTFFSNSANKAGQMKDYDPSQRPWYQNAMEHPDEIIYTEPYESASTGKLMITIAKTLKGDNGEILGVLGLDVTLDDLSAKYKDIKMGDSGRVFVMSPGGMVLIHPDKKLIGQNLKEEEVFQVANSSRKGFEEYTFQGEEKYISFTTNNKTGWKIGVSFNTNETQRSLNTIVKSNLLIAVICIVIGSILSLYILTKKVITPLQTLQKGIHKAASGDLREGISIDSNDEFGVIGMHFNQMVKNLKELIGSIISSAKVVSESTTSLKDISAQTSTATSEVAATMEQLAQTATSEAEQTENGMTKVAQLSENIDEISNAIKTVEQVYQKVTTLNDKGIEKIEDLTDKTSVVSTQTEELNQVILAMDEGSQKIGEIIQAIKSIAEQTNLLALNASIESARAGEAGRGFAVVAEEIRKLSESTSDSAQEIGNLIIEIQKRSSNAVSSIGDTKNTLGKQIDAVHETKETFEQMYEIIMDVAKHMARIGTLNQTMTENKQEITDAMTEISGATEETSASTQEVSASTEEILASIEQLSARTNQLSQLADKLLNNVEKFQLD
- a CDS encoding aspartate ammonia-lyase, producing the protein MMIVKKGFRVEYDSIGELEVEKEAYYGVNALRANHNFQITGYKMDKGLIKAIVEVKKACALTNNEVDLLSDKKMEAIVAACDKILAGDYMDQFITDPIQGGAGTSFNMNANEVIANLAIEYLGGELGDYSIIHPNDDVNCGQSTNDVIPSAGKIALIRYFLELYEETCFLVDSLIYKSKEFDDYIKMGRTQLQDAIPIRLGQEFEAYATVLTRDLKRFNAAIDSLSSINLGGTAIGTGLNANVTYVKNIVPKLSEITGLDLKQNENLIDGTQNLDSFLFASSVLKTFAASLSKISNDLRLLSSGPKAGISEIQLPAKQAGSSIMPGKVNPVIPEVVNQVAFSVIGNDTTISMAVESGQLELNAFEPIIFYKLFESLKTLQGAIHTLRVNCIDGITADKKKLEQKVENSIGIITALAPYIGYQKSSQIAKKSLKTNIPIRKLVLEEGLMNEDHLDRILDLYKMTVPGIVAEELTEGA
- a CDS encoding NAD(P)-dependent malic enzyme codes for the protein MSDLYEEALKLHSELKGKISTELKTNLESKEDLSLVYSPGVAEPCRKIAQEKKDVYKYTWKGNTVAVVSDGTAVLGLGDIGPEAALPVMEGKCCLFKRFGKVNAIPIVIDAKDPDEIVDFVKKLSPGFGGINLEDISAPRCIEIERRLKEELDIPVFHDDQHGTAIVTTAGLINALKLVNKKPEECTAVVSGVGSAGSSIIHMIRDLGIKNIYGFNSKGVLNRNEVDKYTNPLYKELAQITNNDGEDITFEAAMAKADIFIGVSVPNKVSKDMVKSMKRDPIIFAMANPEPEIAYDDAKEAGAKVVGTGRSDYPNQVNNVLAFPGLFKGALSVHATKITEEMKLAAAYAISDLVSEEELNEDYVIPSPFDDRVAEAVSKGVSQKAVEQGVAKKIVSNNK
- a CDS encoding cold-shock protein, with protein sequence MTGTVKWFNSEKGYGFITGEDGKDIFAHYSQINGSGFKTLEEGQKVTFSVAQGQKGLQAEDIEVAR
- a CDS encoding dicarboxylate/amino acid:cation symporter — protein: MSTQIKNKMSSTKQIMLALLFGLIIGLLLHYILGEGWLRDTVLVDGLFYFIGQGFVRLLQMLVVPLVFFSISSGAMAMGDTGKFGRVAIRTIVLYMLTTAIAIVIALVLSNVIQPGIGMDLAATEDVAAQTEVQAEAPSLIDTLLNIIPANPFNALSTGNMLQVIFWAFVVGIICSKFPKEMKLLENIVQVGNDFMMKVTAMVMKLAPIGVFGLIARTFTEVGLGIVGPLLKLLIDVVGSMVIMVLVVYLILILFVARVRPSRFFKKVLPVYTFAFSSASSSATIPLTLKSCDTLGVPREISSFTIPLGATINMNGTAIFQGCAVVFIAGAYGVNLTIIDLVTVVLTAILSSIGTAGVPGSGMIMLSMVLQSAGLPIEGIGLIMSIERIIDMFRTALNVTGDVVSTFISAAKEKMIDYDCYYSDKIVSMDEES